A stretch of Pristis pectinata isolate sPriPec2 chromosome 26, sPriPec2.1.pri, whole genome shotgun sequence DNA encodes these proteins:
- the LOC127583283 gene encoding uncharacterized protein LOC127583283, giving the protein MLHYCLAHIAYHFSRQLPKRNRAKFQILLVLLVTIFLSPQLFVLVRPRSSRYCDQPLLHNLTTFIIFTFLMTGFTFLLTLMDPMPCELKAAFHTFGVGSFLQGVLTTAFTIAAPQCVNTTPELYYLSLVLSVLSMLATVFIVPLIPFWLLNNFYPGMLLNPGSRAGICHRPVADCSCLWYV; this is encoded by the exons ATGCTGCATTACTGCCTCGCTCACATCGCCTACCATTTCAGCAGACAGCTACCTAAGCGCAATAGAGCCAAATT CCAAATCCTGTTGGTACTGCTTGTGACCATCTTCCTTTCCCCGCAGCTGTTTGTGCTTGTTCG ACCAAGGTCATCAAGATATTGTGACCAGCCCCTTCTCCACAACCTAACCACATTCATTATCTTCACTTTTCTCATGACAG GATTCACGTTCCTGTTGACCTTGATGGACCCTATGCCTTGTGAGTTGAAAGCGGCTTTTCATACATTTGGAGTTGGATCATTTCTACAGGGTGTCTTAACCACTGCATTCACCATTGCTGCACCTCAGTGT GTAAACACAACTCCTGAGCTGTACTACCTGTCCCTAGTGCTGTCTGTGCTGAGTATGCTCGCAACAG TGTTCATCGTTCCCCTGATCCCATTCTGGCTGCTCAACAATTTCTACCCAGGGATGCTTCTAAATCCAGGATCACGAGCTGGAATTTGCCACAGGCCAGTTGCTGATTGCTCATGTTTGTGGTACGTTTAA